In a single window of the Lasioglossum baleicum chromosome 10, iyLasBale1, whole genome shotgun sequence genome:
- the LOC143212851 gene encoding male-enhanced antigen 1 translates to MSPDPTQQPIEASLNAPNLQFDARGVNESDSEDDDVGMSGYEPLSQVPLDNDPMLYDDEDDEWVSNNGENSQTLSLTLESHHDCLSETIEVWSSPHNRSNIDMDADKINQVKSMMASFTLPTTAIPEWANTISEDQWKEQLIGRIKEMQNREK, encoded by the exons ATGTCTCCTGACCCTACACAACAGCCAATAGAGGCATCTTTAAATGCACCAAATTTACAATTTGATGCTAGAGGAGTAAATGAATCGGATAGTGAGGACGATGACGTAGGAATGTCAGGATATGAACCTCTGTCTCAAGTTCCGTTGGACAACGATCCGATGTTATATGACGATGAA gaTGACGAGTGGGTATCTAATAATGGTGAAAATAGTCAAACGTTATCGCTAACATTAGAATCGCATCAT GATTGCTTATCGGAAACAATCGAAGTTTGGTCGTCACCCCATAATCGATCAAACATAGATATGGATGCAGATAAAATCAACCAAGTGAAATCTATGATGGCATCTTTCACATTACCGACTACAGCAATCCCAGAATGGGCGAACACTATATCCGAAGATCAATGGAAAGAACAACTAATCGGGCGAATCAAAGAAATGCAAAATAGGGAGAAATAA